The Phyllopteryx taeniolatus isolate TA_2022b chromosome 17, UOR_Ptae_1.2, whole genome shotgun sequence genome window below encodes:
- the LOC133466750 gene encoding replication protein A 70 kDa DNA-binding subunit-like isoform X1, protein MLCKHFTSSCLETQALFNECPVINPVLQVMYIREYPPGKQVHTRYRLNLSDGVRSLSCFLLASRLNHLKEAELLVPNCVCMLKKISPLPLFHKRLLVVVDMDVLQTAVDAGGKIGNPTQLIGQTTGQQEANPSTSSSDEIPGPSGYGTSGSCENSQMKSSPMMSSWKASPMKASGMMSSMKASGMMSSMKASGMPSSMKASGMPSSMKASGMPSSMKASGMPSPMKASGMPSPMKASGMPSPMKASGMPSPMKASPVKGSGMPSPMKASPVKGSGMPSPMKASPVKGSGMSCPMQASTSSSPSQRQTKLTPIYELHPYLSNWTVRARVTNKSDIRNWSNSRGEGKVFSFEVLDESGEIRITAFNSEVDKFFSLVEQNKVYLISKGSLKVANKQYTSLKNDYEITLGANSCIVPCEDSQGVPTVHCDFVPISQLEGKDLEAIIDVIGVCEEAEDVSLITTKAGKQLTKRALVLSDSSGKMVTLTLWGDQAQMFNASCHPVVAVKGARLSTFGGRSLAAFFSSTVMVNPDIPEAFELRAWYNQVGHGLCSQSLTESQFTSGEFRTNWKSLSDVKTEQLGHGEKADYFSCVATVVFARKENCLYRACPSESCNKKVQEQDDGRYHCDKCGKDYPDFKYRFMLSVNLADFGDNVWATCFQDTAETLLGLGADRLGRLKDTDEDAFNEVFQKVHFSKHIFRSRVKLETYNDECRVKVTVMEVLPVDHRQHSRRLLNSIRALACGN, encoded by the exons ATGCTGTGCAAGCACTTCACGTCATCCTGCCTGGAAACACaa GCCCTGTTTAACGAGTGTCCGGTCATAAATCCAGTTCTGCAGGTTATG TACATCCGTGAGTACCCACCCGGGAAACAAGTACACACCAGGTACCGCCTGAACCTGAGCGACGGCGTGCGCAGTTTGTCCT GCTTCCTGCTGGCGTCACGGTTGAACCACCTGAAGGAAGCGGAGCTGCTGGTGCCTAACTGCGTGTGCATGCTCAAGAAGATCAGCCCCTTGCCTTTGTTCCACAA GCGGCTTCTGGTGGTGGTGGACATGGACGTGTTGCAGACTGCTGTGGATGCCGGAGGAAAGATCGGGAATCCCACACAGTTAATCG GTCAAACCACCGGCCAGCAGGAGGCAAACCCGAGCACCTCCAGTTCCGATGAAATACCAGGACCCTCTGGATACGGCACAAGCGGCA GTTGTGAAAACTCCCAGATGAAGAGTTCTCCAATGATGAGCTCTTGGAAAGCTTCTCCCATGAAGGCATCTGGGATGATGTCCTCCATGAAGGCATCTGGGATGATGTCCTCCATGAAGGCATCTGGGATGCCGTCCTCCATGAAGGCATCTGGGATGCCGTCCTCCATGAAGGCATCTGGGATGCCGTCCTCCATGAAGGCATCTGGGATGCCGTCCCCCATGAAGGCATCTGGGATGCCGTCCCCCATGAAGGCATCTGGGATGCCGTCCCCCATGAAGGCATCTGGGATGCCGTCCCCCATGAAGGCATCGCCTGTGAAGGGTTCTGGGATGCCGTCCCCCATGAAGGCATCGCCTGTGAAGGGTTCTGGGATGCCGTCCCCCATGAAGGCATCGCCTGTGAAGGGTTCTGGGATGTCGTGCCCCATGCAGGCGTCGACCTCTTCCAGTCCTTCCCAGAGGCAAACCAAATTGACCCCAATATACGAGCTCCACCCGTACTTGAGCAA TTGGACCGTCAGAGCCCGAGTGACCAACAAGTCTGATATCCGCAATTGGAGCAACTCGAGAGGGGAGGGGAAGGTCTTCAGCTTTGAGGTCctggacgagagt GGAGAAATCAGGATCACGGCCTTCAACAGTGAAGTGGACAAGTTTTTCTCCCTAGTGGAGCAAAACAAG GTCTATCTGATCTCCAAAGGCTCGCTGAAGGTGGCCAACAAGCAGTACACGTCGCTGAAGAACGACTACGAGATCACGCTGGGCGCCAACTCGTGCATCGTGCCGTGCGAGGACAGCCAGGGCGTGCCCACCGTGCACTGCGACTTTGTGCCCATCTCGCAGCTGGAGGGCAAAGACCTCGAAGCCATCATTG ACGTGATTGGTGTGTGCGAGGAGGCCGAGGACGTGTCCCTGATCACCACCAAGGCCGGCAAGCAGCTCACCAAGAGGGCGCTCGTGCTGTCCGACTCTAGCGGGAAGATGGTGACGCTCACATTGTGGGGAGACcag GCTCAGATGTTTAACGCCTCCTGTCACCCGGTGGTGGCCGTCAAAGGGGCTCGCCTGTCGACCTTCGGCGGCCGCTCGCTGGCTGCGTTCTTCAGCTCCACGGTGATGGTCAACCCCGACATCCCCGAGGCCTTTGAGCTGAGAGCCTG GTACAACCAGGTAGGCCACGGCCTATGCAGTCAGTCCTTGACTGAGAGCCAGTTCACAAGCGGCGAATTCAGGACCAACTGGAAGTCTCTGAGCGACGTCAAGACGGAACAACTGGGACATGGCGAGAAG gCGGACTACTTCAGCTGCGTGGCGACGGTGGTGTTCGCCCGCAAGGAGAACTGCCTTTACCGGGCGTGCCCCAGCGAGTCCTGCAACAAGAAGGTTCAGGAGCAGGACGACGGACGCTACCACTGCGACAAATGTGGCAAGGACTACCCCGACTTTAAGTACCGTTTCATGCTCTCT GTGAACTTGGCCGACTTCGGGGACAACGTGTGGGCCACGTGCTTCCAGGATACGGCGGAGACCTTGCTAGGTCTCGGTGCTGACCGACTCGGACGTCTGAAGGACACa GATGAGGACGCGTTCAATGAGGTTTTCCAAAAAGTCCACTTCAGCAAGCACATCTTCAGGAGTAGAGTCAAGCTGGAGACATACAAC
- the LOC133466750 gene encoding replication protein A 70 kDa DNA-binding subunit-like isoform X3, with translation MLCKHFTSSCLETQALFNECPVINPVLQVMYIREYPPGKQVHTRYRLNLSDGVRSLSCFLLASRLNHLKEAELLVPNCVCMLKKISPLPLFHKRLLVVVDMDVLQTAVDAGGKIGNPTQLIGQTTGQQEANPSTSSSDEIPGPSGYGTSGSCENSQMKSSPMMSSWKASPMKASGMMSSMKASGMMSSMKASGMPSSMKASGMPSSMKASGMPSSMKASGMPSPMKASGMPSPMKASGMPSPMKASPVKGSGMPSPMKASPVKGSGMSCPMQASTSSSPSQRQTKLTPIYELHPYLSNWTVRARVTNKSDIRNWSNSRGEGKVFSFEVLDESGEIRITAFNSEVDKFFSLVEQNKVYLISKGSLKVANKQYTSLKNDYEITLGANSCIVPCEDSQGVPTVHCDFVPISQLEGKDLEAIIDVIGVCEEAEDVSLITTKAGKQLTKRALVLSDSSGKMVTLTLWGDQAQMFNASCHPVVAVKGARLSTFGGRSLAAFFSSTVMVNPDIPEAFELRAWYNQVGHGLCSQSLTESQFTSGEFRTNWKSLSDVKTEQLGHGEKADYFSCVATVVFARKENCLYRACPSESCNKKVQEQDDGRYHCDKCGKDYPDFKYRFMLSVNLADFGDNVWATCFQDTAETLLGLGADRLGRLKDTDEDAFNEVFQKVHFSKHIFRSRVKLETYNDECRVKVTVMEVLPVDHRQHSRRLLNSIRALACGN, from the exons ATGCTGTGCAAGCACTTCACGTCATCCTGCCTGGAAACACaa GCCCTGTTTAACGAGTGTCCGGTCATAAATCCAGTTCTGCAGGTTATG TACATCCGTGAGTACCCACCCGGGAAACAAGTACACACCAGGTACCGCCTGAACCTGAGCGACGGCGTGCGCAGTTTGTCCT GCTTCCTGCTGGCGTCACGGTTGAACCACCTGAAGGAAGCGGAGCTGCTGGTGCCTAACTGCGTGTGCATGCTCAAGAAGATCAGCCCCTTGCCTTTGTTCCACAA GCGGCTTCTGGTGGTGGTGGACATGGACGTGTTGCAGACTGCTGTGGATGCCGGAGGAAAGATCGGGAATCCCACACAGTTAATCG GTCAAACCACCGGCCAGCAGGAGGCAAACCCGAGCACCTCCAGTTCCGATGAAATACCAGGACCCTCTGGATACGGCACAAGCGGCA GTTGTGAAAACTCCCAGATGAAGAGTTCTCCAATGATGAGCTCTTGGAAAGCTTCTCCCATGAAGGCATCTGGGATGATGTCCTCCATGAAGGCATCTGGGATGATGTCCTCCATGAAGGCATCTGGGATGCCGTCCTCCATGAAGGCATCTGGGATGCCGTCCTCCATGAAGGCATCTGGGATGCCGTCCTCCATGAAGGCATCTGGGATGCCGTCCCCCATGAAGGCATCTGGGATGCCGTCCCCCATGAAGGCATCTGGGATGCCGTCCCCCATGAAG GCATCGCCTGTGAAGGGTTCTGGGATGCCGTCCCCCATGAAGGCATCGCCTGTGAAGGGTTCTGGGATGTCGTGCCCCATGCAGGCGTCGACCTCTTCCAGTCCTTCCCAGAGGCAAACCAAATTGACCCCAATATACGAGCTCCACCCGTACTTGAGCAA TTGGACCGTCAGAGCCCGAGTGACCAACAAGTCTGATATCCGCAATTGGAGCAACTCGAGAGGGGAGGGGAAGGTCTTCAGCTTTGAGGTCctggacgagagt GGAGAAATCAGGATCACGGCCTTCAACAGTGAAGTGGACAAGTTTTTCTCCCTAGTGGAGCAAAACAAG GTCTATCTGATCTCCAAAGGCTCGCTGAAGGTGGCCAACAAGCAGTACACGTCGCTGAAGAACGACTACGAGATCACGCTGGGCGCCAACTCGTGCATCGTGCCGTGCGAGGACAGCCAGGGCGTGCCCACCGTGCACTGCGACTTTGTGCCCATCTCGCAGCTGGAGGGCAAAGACCTCGAAGCCATCATTG ACGTGATTGGTGTGTGCGAGGAGGCCGAGGACGTGTCCCTGATCACCACCAAGGCCGGCAAGCAGCTCACCAAGAGGGCGCTCGTGCTGTCCGACTCTAGCGGGAAGATGGTGACGCTCACATTGTGGGGAGACcag GCTCAGATGTTTAACGCCTCCTGTCACCCGGTGGTGGCCGTCAAAGGGGCTCGCCTGTCGACCTTCGGCGGCCGCTCGCTGGCTGCGTTCTTCAGCTCCACGGTGATGGTCAACCCCGACATCCCCGAGGCCTTTGAGCTGAGAGCCTG GTACAACCAGGTAGGCCACGGCCTATGCAGTCAGTCCTTGACTGAGAGCCAGTTCACAAGCGGCGAATTCAGGACCAACTGGAAGTCTCTGAGCGACGTCAAGACGGAACAACTGGGACATGGCGAGAAG gCGGACTACTTCAGCTGCGTGGCGACGGTGGTGTTCGCCCGCAAGGAGAACTGCCTTTACCGGGCGTGCCCCAGCGAGTCCTGCAACAAGAAGGTTCAGGAGCAGGACGACGGACGCTACCACTGCGACAAATGTGGCAAGGACTACCCCGACTTTAAGTACCGTTTCATGCTCTCT GTGAACTTGGCCGACTTCGGGGACAACGTGTGGGCCACGTGCTTCCAGGATACGGCGGAGACCTTGCTAGGTCTCGGTGCTGACCGACTCGGACGTCTGAAGGACACa GATGAGGACGCGTTCAATGAGGTTTTCCAAAAAGTCCACTTCAGCAAGCACATCTTCAGGAGTAGAGTCAAGCTGGAGACATACAAC
- the smyd4 gene encoding SET and MYND domain-containing protein 4: MDLPCVPWQEHVARKWAGLEPELRERFKSMLEIKDVIESALSLTTQDDVKCLHSISAGRPHHHTRKDAESAAACRERGNASFKGRRYTEAALHYSQGVCLAPQGSEQLPLCYANRSAALFHLQRYQEALDDAAEAERTNYPSGLSHKLEKRRAQCLARLSSSELRADQEEGVRSGVSPKGVQSGVSPKVTVRVSLEKGRHVVASETIEAGEVILSERPYSFVLVPSSGGAFGSEHRRCHACLNPTWRPVPCGGCSYARYCAASCRDRAWEEYHCQECPLGAHVTALGILSQLALRVALKAGLKNIRQASGAAAEPPADPSGAAYEGVSCLLHHLDRQSASMRFLCAVTMATLCLELSGTGPPPAGRQVAFVRDPVAEDQGWRLLAGAALRHLLQLRCNAQAVVMLEDQGLSDALVLSSQERRVATAIFPTLSLFNHSCRPNTSLMFGGGGIVTVRASRSVNAGREVLHCYGPHNSSMAAAERRHLLQEQYFFLCQCEACEEERAPGSSRDGASGLLCAECDTSLASSGGGDLECRSCGFALSCGDLTERLQDVRRDLDEAVDLLEKGEPGETLALLERSGCLAGVTLPHTHQLQGRMDDTLARAHATNGNWSRAALHLERSSAAVAARFGADSVEMARQLAKLAQLHFNAGSRASALSVIPEARRLLSLHCGALCPEVQELQAMEDCLHNS; this comes from the exons ATGGATCTTCCGTGCGTCCCGTGGCAAGAGCACGTTGCTCGGAAATGGGCCGGACTCGAACCCGAGCTCAGGGAGCGTTTTAAGTCCATGCTTGAAATAAAAGATGTCATTGAAAGCGCCCTGAGTCTGACAAC GCAGGATGACGTGAAGTGCTTGCACAGCATCTCTGCCGGAAGACCTCATCATCACACACGAAAGGATGCAGAGTCGGCGGCCGCATGCAGGGAACGAGGCAACGCCAGCTTCAAAGGCAGGAGGTACACCGAGGCAGCCCTGCACTACTCACAG GGAGTTTGTTTGGCCCCCCAAGGTTCTGAGCAACTGCCGTTGTGCTACGCCAACCGCTCTGCGGCACTCTTCCACCTGCAGCGCTACCAG GAAGCTCTTGACGACGCGGCAGAAGCCGAGAGGACCAACTACCCGTCCGGTCTCTCCCACAAGCTGGAGAAGCGTCGCGCACAATGCCTGGCACGCCTCTCTTCCTCGGAGCTCCGTGCAGACCAAGAGGAAGGTGTCCGGTCGGGGGTGTCTCCTAAAGGTGTCCAGTCGGGGGTGTCTCCTAAAGTGACCGTTCGCGTCAGCCTTGAGAAAGGTCGCCACGTGGTGGCGTCAGAGACGATCGAAGCTGGTGAGGTGATCCTGAGCGAGAGGCCGTACAGCTTCGTCCTGGTTCCGAGCAGCGGCGGCGCGTTCGGGTCGGAGCACCGGCGCTGCCATGCGTGTTTGAACCCGACGTGGCGACCGGTCCCGTGCGGCGGGTGCTCATATGCCCGCTACTGCGCCGCCAGCTGCAGGGACCGCGCCTGGGAGGAGTACCACTGCCAGGAGTGCCCACTGGGCGCCCACGTGACAGCTTTGGGCATCTTGTCGCAGTTGGCTCTGAGAGTGGCGCTCAAAGCCGGCCTGAAGAACATCCGCCAGGCCTCCGGAGCCGCCGCCGAGCCCCCAGCGGATCCTTCGGGCGCCGCGTATGAGGGCGTCTCCTGCCTGCTACACCACTTGGACCGGCAGAGCGCCAGCATGCGCTTCCTGTGTGCGGTCACCATGGCGACGCTGTGCCTGGAGCTCAGCGGAACGGGACCGCCGCCCGCGGGACGACAGGTCGCCTTCGTGCGGGACCCCGTCGCCGAGGATCAGGGGTGGCGGCTGCTGGCCGGCGCGGCGCTGAGGCATCTGCTGCAGCTGCGGTGCAACGCGCAGGCCGTCGTCATGCTGGAAGACCAAG GTTTGTCAGACGCCCTCGTGCTGTCCAGTCAGGAAAGACGGGTCGCAACGGCCATCTTCCCGACGCTGAGTCTCTTCAACCACTCGTGCCGACCCAACACCAGCCTGATgttcggcggcggcggcatcgTCACGGTGCGGGCGTCCCGCAGCGTGAACGCCGGGCGAGAGGTCCTGCACTGCTACG GTCCTCACAACAGCAGCATGGCCGCCGCGGAGCGCAGGCACCTCCTGCAGGAGCAGTACTTCTTCCTGTGTCAATGCGAAGCCTGCGAGGAAGAGCGGGCGCCGGGAAGTAGCAGAGATGGTGCATCTGGACTGCTCTGCGCAGAGTGCGACACTTCCCTC GCGTCCTCCGGCGGAGGCGATCTGGAGTGCCGATCGTGCGGTTTCGCGTTGTCCTGTGGCGATCTGACCGAGAGGCTACAGGACGTCCGCAGAGACTTGGACGAGGCCGTGGATCTCCTGGAGAAAGGCGAACCCG GAGAGACCCTCGCCCTGCTGGAGAGAAGCGGGTGTCTCGCGGGCGTGACGCTGCCGCACACGCACCAGCTCCAGGGCCGCATGGACGACACTTTGGCCAGAGCGCACGCGACCAACG GCAATTGGTCGCGTGCGGCCTTGCACTTGGAGCGCAGCAGTGCCGCCGTAGCCGCCCGCTTTGGCGCAGACAGCGTGGAGATGGCGCGACAGCTGGCAAAGTTGGCGCAGCTGCACTTCAACGC CGGCTCGAGAGCATCGGCCCTGTCCGTCATCCCCGAGGCCCGACGCCTTCTGAGCCTGCACTGCGGCGCCCTCTGCCCTGAAGTGCAGGAGCTGCAGGCCATGGAGGATTGTTTACATAATTCATAA
- the LOC133466750 gene encoding replication protein A 70 kDa DNA-binding subunit-like isoform X2 yields the protein MSVNLTAGAIEALFNECPVINPVLQVMYIREYPPGKQVHTRYRLNLSDGVRSLSCFLLASRLNHLKEAELLVPNCVCMLKKISPLPLFHKRLLVVVDMDVLQTAVDAGGKIGNPTQLIGQTTGQQEANPSTSSSDEIPGPSGYGTSGSCENSQMKSSPMMSSWKASPMKASGMMSSMKASGMMSSMKASGMPSSMKASGMPSSMKASGMPSSMKASGMPSPMKASGMPSPMKASGMPSPMKASGMPSPMKASPVKGSGMPSPMKASPVKGSGMPSPMKASPVKGSGMSCPMQASTSSSPSQRQTKLTPIYELHPYLSNWTVRARVTNKSDIRNWSNSRGEGKVFSFEVLDESGEIRITAFNSEVDKFFSLVEQNKVYLISKGSLKVANKQYTSLKNDYEITLGANSCIVPCEDSQGVPTVHCDFVPISQLEGKDLEAIIDVIGVCEEAEDVSLITTKAGKQLTKRALVLSDSSGKMVTLTLWGDQAQMFNASCHPVVAVKGARLSTFGGRSLAAFFSSTVMVNPDIPEAFELRAWYNQVGHGLCSQSLTESQFTSGEFRTNWKSLSDVKTEQLGHGEKADYFSCVATVVFARKENCLYRACPSESCNKKVQEQDDGRYHCDKCGKDYPDFKYRFMLSVNLADFGDNVWATCFQDTAETLLGLGADRLGRLKDTDEDAFNEVFQKVHFSKHIFRSRVKLETYNDECRVKVTVMEVLPVDHRQHSRRLLNSIRALACGN from the exons ATGAGCGTTAACCTCACGGCAGGGGCGATTGAG GCCCTGTTTAACGAGTGTCCGGTCATAAATCCAGTTCTGCAGGTTATG TACATCCGTGAGTACCCACCCGGGAAACAAGTACACACCAGGTACCGCCTGAACCTGAGCGACGGCGTGCGCAGTTTGTCCT GCTTCCTGCTGGCGTCACGGTTGAACCACCTGAAGGAAGCGGAGCTGCTGGTGCCTAACTGCGTGTGCATGCTCAAGAAGATCAGCCCCTTGCCTTTGTTCCACAA GCGGCTTCTGGTGGTGGTGGACATGGACGTGTTGCAGACTGCTGTGGATGCCGGAGGAAAGATCGGGAATCCCACACAGTTAATCG GTCAAACCACCGGCCAGCAGGAGGCAAACCCGAGCACCTCCAGTTCCGATGAAATACCAGGACCCTCTGGATACGGCACAAGCGGCA GTTGTGAAAACTCCCAGATGAAGAGTTCTCCAATGATGAGCTCTTGGAAAGCTTCTCCCATGAAGGCATCTGGGATGATGTCCTCCATGAAGGCATCTGGGATGATGTCCTCCATGAAGGCATCTGGGATGCCGTCCTCCATGAAGGCATCTGGGATGCCGTCCTCCATGAAGGCATCTGGGATGCCGTCCTCCATGAAGGCATCTGGGATGCCGTCCCCCATGAAGGCATCTGGGATGCCGTCCCCCATGAAGGCATCTGGGATGCCGTCCCCCATGAAGGCATCTGGGATGCCGTCCCCCATGAAGGCATCGCCTGTGAAGGGTTCTGGGATGCCGTCCCCCATGAAGGCATCGCCTGTGAAGGGTTCTGGGATGCCGTCCCCCATGAAGGCATCGCCTGTGAAGGGTTCTGGGATGTCGTGCCCCATGCAGGCGTCGACCTCTTCCAGTCCTTCCCAGAGGCAAACCAAATTGACCCCAATATACGAGCTCCACCCGTACTTGAGCAA TTGGACCGTCAGAGCCCGAGTGACCAACAAGTCTGATATCCGCAATTGGAGCAACTCGAGAGGGGAGGGGAAGGTCTTCAGCTTTGAGGTCctggacgagagt GGAGAAATCAGGATCACGGCCTTCAACAGTGAAGTGGACAAGTTTTTCTCCCTAGTGGAGCAAAACAAG GTCTATCTGATCTCCAAAGGCTCGCTGAAGGTGGCCAACAAGCAGTACACGTCGCTGAAGAACGACTACGAGATCACGCTGGGCGCCAACTCGTGCATCGTGCCGTGCGAGGACAGCCAGGGCGTGCCCACCGTGCACTGCGACTTTGTGCCCATCTCGCAGCTGGAGGGCAAAGACCTCGAAGCCATCATTG ACGTGATTGGTGTGTGCGAGGAGGCCGAGGACGTGTCCCTGATCACCACCAAGGCCGGCAAGCAGCTCACCAAGAGGGCGCTCGTGCTGTCCGACTCTAGCGGGAAGATGGTGACGCTCACATTGTGGGGAGACcag GCTCAGATGTTTAACGCCTCCTGTCACCCGGTGGTGGCCGTCAAAGGGGCTCGCCTGTCGACCTTCGGCGGCCGCTCGCTGGCTGCGTTCTTCAGCTCCACGGTGATGGTCAACCCCGACATCCCCGAGGCCTTTGAGCTGAGAGCCTG GTACAACCAGGTAGGCCACGGCCTATGCAGTCAGTCCTTGACTGAGAGCCAGTTCACAAGCGGCGAATTCAGGACCAACTGGAAGTCTCTGAGCGACGTCAAGACGGAACAACTGGGACATGGCGAGAAG gCGGACTACTTCAGCTGCGTGGCGACGGTGGTGTTCGCCCGCAAGGAGAACTGCCTTTACCGGGCGTGCCCCAGCGAGTCCTGCAACAAGAAGGTTCAGGAGCAGGACGACGGACGCTACCACTGCGACAAATGTGGCAAGGACTACCCCGACTTTAAGTACCGTTTCATGCTCTCT GTGAACTTGGCCGACTTCGGGGACAACGTGTGGGCCACGTGCTTCCAGGATACGGCGGAGACCTTGCTAGGTCTCGGTGCTGACCGACTCGGACGTCTGAAGGACACa GATGAGGACGCGTTCAATGAGGTTTTCCAAAAAGTCCACTTCAGCAAGCACATCTTCAGGAGTAGAGTCAAGCTGGAGACATACAAC